From a single Calothrix sp. NIES-2098 genomic region:
- a CDS encoding cytochrome P450, with amino-acid sequence MTITNTLPDGPRMSRFLRLVKFITQPVKYVEDFAQTYGDRFTIWGSKDTHIIYFSQPEALEQIFTADSKCFASGVGSGGLGFLLGDNSLILLDGDRHQRQRQLLTPPFHGERMRAYGEDIRKITEQVSNEWKIGKPFNIRSSMQEITLRVILRVVFGLDEGQRFQELQHLLSSLLDFMGAPLMSSALFFGFLQKDLGAWSPWGRVKRLIQQIDRLIYTLIAERRSETEKNRQDILSLMMAARYDDGQPMSDIELRDELMTLLVAGHETTASALTWAFYWIDQLPEVREKLLQELDTIGTNSDPSSIAKLPYLTAVCQETLRIYPIVMNGVPRIVKSPVEITGYKIPKGNVIIPSIYLAHHRPEVYPNPKQFQPERFLERQFSPYEYLPFGGGNRRCIGLAFAQYEMKIVLATILSHFQVSLVNKRPVHPVRRGLTVATPPGMRMIARPQVKRASTPVLT; translated from the coding sequence ATGACAATCACTAACACTCTACCTGATGGCCCTAGAATGTCGCGCTTTTTGCGGTTGGTAAAGTTTATTACTCAGCCAGTGAAATATGTGGAAGATTTTGCTCAAACCTATGGCGATCGCTTTACTATTTGGGGTAGCAAAGATACTCATATTATCTACTTTAGTCAACCTGAAGCATTAGAGCAGATTTTTACTGCCGATTCCAAGTGTTTTGCGTCAGGGGTAGGTAGTGGGGGTTTAGGATTTTTACTGGGCGACAACTCTTTGATTTTACTGGATGGCGATCGCCATCAACGCCAACGTCAATTATTAACGCCTCCTTTTCATGGCGAAAGAATGCGCGCCTACGGTGAAGATATTCGTAAAATAACTGAGCAGGTAAGTAATGAATGGAAAATAGGTAAACCTTTTAATATCCGTAGTTCGATGCAAGAAATTACCTTGCGCGTCATTTTACGGGTGGTGTTTGGCTTAGATGAAGGACAGCGCTTTCAAGAACTTCAGCATTTGCTATCTTCTCTGTTAGATTTCATGGGTGCGCCTTTGATGTCCAGCGCCTTGTTTTTTGGCTTCTTACAAAAAGATTTAGGTGCGTGGAGTCCGTGGGGGCGAGTGAAGCGTTTAATCCAGCAAATCGATCGACTTATTTATACTTTGATTGCAGAACGACGAAGCGAAACTGAAAAAAATCGGCAAGATATCCTCAGCTTAATGATGGCTGCTCGTTATGATGATGGGCAACCAATGTCTGATATAGAATTGCGCGATGAATTAATGACATTGTTAGTTGCAGGACATGAAACTACTGCTTCTGCATTAACTTGGGCGTTTTACTGGATTGACCAGTTACCAGAAGTGCGGGAAAAGTTGCTGCAAGAACTGGATACTATTGGTACTAACTCAGATCCAAGTAGCATTGCTAAGTTGCCTTATTTAACAGCAGTTTGTCAGGAAACCTTGCGAATTTATCCCATAGTGATGAATGGTGTACCGAGAATTGTGAAATCCCCAGTTGAAATTACAGGCTATAAAATTCCCAAAGGAAATGTAATTATTCCTAGTATTTATTTAGCGCACCATCGCCCAGAAGTTTATCCAAATCCCAAACAATTCCAACCAGAACGCTTTTTAGAACGACAATTTTCCCCATACGAATATTTACCTTTTGGTGGTGGTAATCGCCGCTGTATCGGTTTAGCATTTGCTCAGTATGAAATGAAAATTGTCTTAGCAACAATTCTGTCGCATTTTCAAGTTTCACTGGTCAACAAGCGTCCTGTGCATCCTGTACGTCGCGGTCTAACTGTCGCCACGCCACCAGGAATGCGGATGATTGCCAGACCTCAAGTAAAGCGTGCAAGTACGCCAGTATTAACTTAG